CTCTTCGGCCCCCGGCCGCCGTGTCGGGCCCACCGCCCCCGTGCCGCTCCCGCGGCTGCGAACGCCACCGCCGCGTCGGTCCGGTCAGGAATCGTGCCAGCGGGGCACCGGCGCCGAGAACGCACCGCGAAGGAAGCACCTTCCGGCTGACGAGCGATCTCGTTCCGAAAACGCCTTCGAAGGGCCGCCCATCGACAGCACGGAGGTGCGTCCCCCAGGCGCGCGACTCCTCCCAACCCGTTGAGCGCTTAGGAGTTGGGGGCAGCGGCCGGTGGCGGCCGCGCAATCTTCGGAAGGTGCGTCCCCAATGGTGCGTCGGCCCACCGAACTCGTTGGAGATCGGAGGATCCGGTCTCGTACGGATCGATGGCCGGGGATCGGGGGAAGTCTTCTGTTGCTCGTGAGTTGCCCGGCGTTTCGCACCATCGAGGAAGCACGTCCGAATCTTCGAAAACCCAGGGTGCTCCGTAGAGTCGGGCGCCGGTTCGCGCCGTCGAAGGCGCGCCCCTGACCATTGACGACCGCCCGGAAGATCGCCGTTCCGGACGATCGGCACCTCGTTCCGCCGAGTCCGGGCGGGCCAGCGGCTTCGCGCCAGGCGTCCCGAGAGAGTTCCTCTTGCCGTCAGGAAGAGTGCCGGACGTGCAGCACGTCGCCGTCCTGGACCACGTACTCCTTCCCCTCCAAGCGCAGCCAGCCGCGCTCCCTCGCCGCGGCGAGGCTCCCTGCCTCGAGCAGGCGGTCCCAGGGAACCACCTCCGCGCGGATGAATCCCCGGGCGAGGTCGCTGTGGATCACCCCTGCGGCCTCCCGGGCCGCGGTCCCCGCCCGGATCGACCACGCGCGGCACTCGTCGGGACCGACGGTGAAGAAAGAGATGCGCCCGAGAAGCCGGTAGCAGGCGCGGATCAGGCGGTCGAGCGCCGGCTCGGCGATGCCGAGGTCCTCGCGAAACGCCTTCGCATCCTCCGGGGGCAGGGCAGCGATCTCCTGTTCGATCTTGGCCGACAGCGACACGACCTCGCACTCCCCGCGCCCGCTCAGACGTGCCAGGCCGAGCTGTTCCGGCCCGGCGCCGATGTCGGCCGCCCGATCTTCCGGAAGGTTCACCGCGACGAGGAGCGGCTTCGCCGTGAGGAAGGCATAGCCGCGCAACTGCCGGCGCTGATCCGGATCGGTGACGATTTCGCGGACGGGCATCCCCTGCTCGAGCCCCTCCGCCACCCGGCCGATCAGCTCCCGTTCCCGCTTGTCCTCGGGCCGGTTCATCTTCCGGATCATCGCGTCGAGCCTCTCGAGCCGCCGCTGCGCGACGCCGAGGTCGGCGAGGAGGAACTCGGTTTCGACCAGCTCGAGATCCCGGGCGGGATCGATGGTCCCCTCCGGATGCGGGTCGGTGGGATCGTCCCAGGCCCGGAGGACGACCAGCAACGCATCCGCCGTGCGGAGGTCGGCGAGGAGGGGGTTGTCCGTTCGTCCACCGGCACCGCGCTCGACCGGCGCGTGATCGACGTAGACCACCGTGGCGGGCGTCGTTTTCTTCGGCTCGAACAGCGCGCTCAGGCGTTCGAGCCTGGGGTCGGGTACTCGGGCCACACCCCGGCGCGTTTCGGGTGGAGCTCCCGGAGGGACTGCCGTCCCGGTCAGGAGACTCCACAAGGTGGTCTTCCCGGCACGGTTGAGTCCGCACAGCGCGATTTCCATCGCAGCTCCTTCCGTTCTTCCAGGATACCGGCCCGGCCGGCTCCGGCTCACCGGAGGGGTGGGCGCGACGGCGCCCGGCGCCCGAGATTCTCAATGGGCGGCTCCGGCCCCGCCGCAGGGCTGTCCGCCGGGGAAAACCGGTAGAATGCCCCGGCGGGGCGGGAACCGCGAGGAAGCAGGGGGCGGCCCGGGAGCGGCCTGTGGAGGTCTGCTGGATGAAAGGGGTTGTCTTGGCCGGCGGTCTCGGCACCCGTCTCTACCCGCTGACGAAGGTCACGAACAAGCATCTGCTGCCGGTCTACGACCGGCCGATGGTGTTCTATCCGATCGAGGCGCTTCGGAACATCGGCGTGGAGGAGATCCTGCTCGTCACGGGGGGGTCGTCGGCGGGCGACTTCATGAGACTCCTCGGCGACGGAAGAGAGCTGGGCCTGCGTTCGATCACCTACGCGTATCAGGAGGGCGAGGGAGGGATCGCGGACGCGCTGCGCCTGGCGCGCTCCTTCGCGGGCGGCGGGCGCATCGCGGTGGCGCTCGGCGACAACATCATCGAAAGGAACCTGCGTGCCGCGGCCGACGCGTTTCGCGCGCAGCCTCGCGGGGCGCGGATCGTTCTCAGCCGGGTTCCCGACCCGCAGCGATTCGGCGTTCCCGTGCTCGAGAACGGGAAGATCGCGCGCATCGAGGAAAAGCCGAGCGTGCCGAAGTCCCCCTACGCGGTCACCGGCTTCTATTTCTACGATTCCCAGGTGTTCGACATCATCGACGGCCTGGAGCCGTCGGGCCGGGGAGAGTACGAGATCACCGACGTGAACAATGCCTATCTCCGCCGGGGGGAGCTGGAGTACGATGTGCTCGAGGGATGGTGGACCGATGCGGGGACGTTCGACTCGCTGCTGAGAGCCAACCAGCTCGTGGCGAAGACCGGGGCGAACAAGCTCGATCCGAATCCGGCGCCGGCGGCGGGAGGCGGGCGGTGATCGACGGCGTCCGCGTCGAGCGCCTCGAGGGGCACGAGGACGAGCGGGGACGGCTGGTCCCCCTCTTCCGGGAGGACGATCCGGCGGTTCCCCGCTTCGGTCAGGTCCACCTGACGACGGTGCATCGCGGCGCGATCAAGGGATGGCGGCGCCACCGCGAGCGGACCGACTGCCTCGCCGCGGTTCGGGGTACCGTCCGCGTCGGCCTGTACGACGCGCGCCCGGGATCCCCCACCGAGGGCGAGGTCAACGAGTTCTTCATCGGCGAGCGGAGCCCGCTCCGACTGACGATCCCGCCGGGCGTCTGGTTCGGCCTCAAAGGGGTGGGCGAGGGCGAGGCGCTCGTCGTCGTCCTCACCGATCGGGCGCACGACGCGCTCGACCCGGACGAGGAGCGGCTGGACCCCCACGTCAACGAGATCCCCTTCGACTGGGAGCGGCGAGACCGGTGAGCGGCCCGCGGGTGCTGGTCACCGGAGGATGCGGGTTCATCGGCTCGAACCTGATCCGCTGGTTGCTGGCCGAAACCGACGCGGTGGTGACGAATCTCGACCTGCTGACCTATGCCGGCCGCGGCGGGAATCTTGACGACCTCGAGCCCGGTCCCCGGTACCGATTCGTCCGCGGTGACGTGGCCGATCCCGCGGCGGTGGCGGAAGCGGCGGAGGGGTCGGAGGTCGTGTTCCACCTCGCCGCCGAGACGCACGTCGACCGGAGCATCGAGGATCCCGGCTCCTTCGTGCGGACCAACGTCCTCGGCACCCAGGTGGTTCTCGAGTGGGCGAGGGCCGCCGGAGCCCGCGTCGTGCTGGTCTCCACGGACGAGGTGTACGGGGCGCTCGGCGATCCGTCCGACCCGCCCTTCACGGAGGACGCACCCCTTGCGCCGAACTCGCCCTACGCGGCCAGCAAGGCGGCGGCCGAGCTGCTGGCCAGGGCCTGGCGCCGGACCTATGGCCTCGACGTCGTCATCACCCGCTGCTCGAACAACTACGGTCCTTACCAGTTCCCCGAGAAGTTCCTGCCGCTGATGATCGTGCGGGCGATGGAGGGCGAGCCGCTCCCGATTTACGGGGACGGCCAGCACCGGAGGGACTGGCTGCACGTGGAAGACCACTGCCGCGGCCTCGCGGCCGCCTGGAAGAAGGGCCGGCCGGGGGGCGTTTACAACTTCGGGACCGGGTGCGACCGGCCCAACCTCGAGATGGCTCGGTTGGTGCTCAGGATCGTCGAGGAGGAGACCGGAGCGCGGGGAGCGACGATCACGCGCGTCACCGACCGGCCGGGTCACGACCGGCGCTACGCGGTCGACACGGGACGCGCCCGGCGGGAGCTGGGATGGCAGCCGCAGATCGACCTGGTGGACGGCCTCCGCGCGACCGTACGCTGGTACCGCGATCACCGGTCGTGGTGGCAGCGGCTGCTGGCCGAAGGGAACCTCGTCGACCGCCGCGTGGCCCGGGCGCTCGCCGAAAAGCGCCAGATTTGACCGGTTTCCGCCGCGGGTGCTAGGATGCGCGCGCCTCGGCGGGGCTTGAATTCCGGCTCCGCGCGGGCCCGGCGTTCGCGGGCCGGCGCGGTCCACCGGGCGGACGGACGGCGGGGCGTAGCGCAGCCTGGTAGCGCGCCTGCTTTGGGAGCAGGATGTCGGCGGTTCAAATCCGTCCGCCCCGACCACGTCCCGACGGCTCGCCACGGGGCCGAGGGGTGTGTCCCGGCGGGCCGATCGCACGCGGCTGTAGCTCAGTGGATAGAGCACCAGCCTCCGGAGCTGGGGGTCGCAGGTTCGAATCCTGCCAGCCGCGCCAGCCCGCCCGAGGCAAAGCGGCGGGATTGCTGCTATCATCCCGGCGCCGCGACGGCATCCGACGATGCCGGGCAGGCGCCCCTGGACCGAGCGCCTGTAGCTCAGGTGGATAGAGCAGCTGCCTTCTAAGCAGCGGGTCGGGGGTTCGAGTCCCTCCGGGCGCGCCACCCGGGTGGCGGCTACCCGCAGGGCGGTCGCGGCGGCTCCCGACGGACAGTGTGGTGGGCGTAGCTCAGCGGTAGAGTCCCTGACTGTGGATCAGGTTGTCGTGGGTTCAAATCCCATCGCCCACCCCAACTCTGTCTCACCGCCGGCCGTTTGACGGCGGTCAACCCCGTCTGTGACCCGAGCCATCCCCCCCGGCGGCCGGCTGCGGTAGCGTGTCGTCCGCTCGGCGGGCGGTCCCGCGGTGAAGGTGCTCATGCCGCAGAAGACCCGCAGCCCGGCCCGATGGGAGCGCATGCGGGCGCGGCTGCTCGAAATCGACGACGTGGTCGAGATCCAAGGTCACCGGGGGGAGGTCCTCGTCTACGCCGGCCACCAGCCTCCCGGCCTGTTCCTGGTCACCGCCGCGCGGATCGAGGTCGCCCCCCCGGGGGAGAAAACGCCCCGTCCATTCGCGGACACCTCACGCGGCCCGTTCCTCCTGCCCGCTCTGCCGGACCTCGACCGGCCCGCGCCGGCGACGATCACCCTCGGGAGCGACGCGGAGCTGATCTTCATCCCGCGCAGCCTCGCCGCCGGGCAGCCTCGCCTCCGGAAGCTGCTCGGCTCTCCGGACGTCCCGGTGAGAGGCTGGGACCAGCTCGCCTGAGACGATCCTTCAGCGAGCCCGGCTCGTCTCGAGTTCGTCGAGGAGCGGATCGAGATCCGGAACGATCACGGTGCGGCCGTGGAACTTGGCGACCCGGTCCTGCTCGAGCTGGCGGATCGACCGGGACACGCTCTCGGGCCGGACCCCGAGCAGAGCCGCGATGTCCTGACGCGAGATCGGCAGCTCGATGGAGATCGAGCCGTCCTCGTCCACCTCGCCGAACCGTTCCTTCAG
The DNA window shown above is from Acidobacteriota bacterium and carries:
- the ychF gene encoding redox-regulated ATPase YchF, with protein sequence MEIALCGLNRAGKTTLWSLLTGTAVPPGAPPETRRGVARVPDPRLERLSALFEPKKTTPATVVYVDHAPVERGAGGRTDNPLLADLRTADALLVVLRAWDDPTDPHPEGTIDPARDLELVETEFLLADLGVAQRRLERLDAMIRKMNRPEDKRERELIGRVAEGLEQGMPVREIVTDPDQRRQLRGYAFLTAKPLLVAVNLPEDRAADIGAGPEQLGLARLSGRGECEVVSLSAKIEQEIAALPPEDAKAFREDLGIAEPALDRLIRACYRLLGRISFFTVGPDECRAWSIRAGTAAREAAGVIHSDLARGFIRAEVVPWDRLLEAGSLAAARERGWLRLEGKEYVVQDGDVLHVRHSS
- a CDS encoding spore coat protein; this encodes MKGVVLAGGLGTRLYPLTKVTNKHLLPVYDRPMVFYPIEALRNIGVEEILLVTGGSSAGDFMRLLGDGRELGLRSITYAYQEGEGGIADALRLARSFAGGGRIAVALGDNIIERNLRAAADAFRAQPRGARIVLSRVPDPQRFGVPVLENGKIARIEEKPSVPKSPYAVTGFYFYDSQVFDIIDGLEPSGRGEYEITDVNNAYLRRGELEYDVLEGWWTDAGTFDSLLRANQLVAKTGANKLDPNPAPAAGGGR
- a CDS encoding dTDP-4-dehydrorhamnose 3,5-epimerase, with protein sequence MVDRCGDVRLAAESQPARGEDRGEQARSESGAGGGRRAVIDGVRVERLEGHEDERGRLVPLFREDDPAVPRFGQVHLTTVHRGAIKGWRRHRERTDCLAAVRGTVRVGLYDARPGSPTEGEVNEFFIGERSPLRLTIPPGVWFGLKGVGEGEALVVVLTDRAHDALDPDEERLDPHVNEIPFDWERRDR
- the rfbB gene encoding dTDP-glucose 4,6-dehydratase, giving the protein MVTGGCGFIGSNLIRWLLAETDAVVTNLDLLTYAGRGGNLDDLEPGPRYRFVRGDVADPAAVAEAAEGSEVVFHLAAETHVDRSIEDPGSFVRTNVLGTQVVLEWARAAGARVVLVSTDEVYGALGDPSDPPFTEDAPLAPNSPYAASKAAAELLARAWRRTYGLDVVITRCSNNYGPYQFPEKFLPLMIVRAMEGEPLPIYGDGQHRRDWLHVEDHCRGLAAAWKKGRPGGVYNFGTGCDRPNLEMARLVLRIVEEETGARGATITRVTDRPGHDRRYAVDTGRARRELGWQPQIDLVDGLRATVRWYRDHRSWWQRLLAEGNLVDRRVARALAEKRQI